Proteins from a genomic interval of Fundidesulfovibrio putealis DSM 16056:
- a CDS encoding cytochrome c3 family protein has protein sequence MRKPFFVLLMCAALVGAFCLPALMAADAPKGAMELKVPAGATATKAPVKFNHEGAGHKPVDCKACHHKEGKDMKCSGAGCHDVVDPADKTSDKSFYMAFHKGESTKSCVGCHKKAKAEGKNAPIACNACHPQAQ, from the coding sequence ATGAGGAAACCGTTTTTTGTCCTGTTGATGTGTGCGGCTCTGGTTGGCGCTTTCTGCCTGCCGGCGCTGATGGCTGCGGACGCGCCCAAGGGCGCCATGGAACTGAAGGTGCCTGCCGGCGCGACTGCGACCAAGGCTCCTGTCAAGTTCAACCATGAGGGCGCTGGCCACAAGCCCGTGGACTGCAAGGCTTGCCATCACAAGGAAGGCAAGGACATGAAGTGCTCTGGCGCCGGTTGCCACGATGTGGTTGATCCTGCGGACAAGACCAGCGACAAGAGCTTCTACATGGCTTTCCACAAGGGCGAGTCCACGAAGAGCTGCGTCGGCTGCCACAAGAAGGCCAAGGCCGAGGGCAAGAACGCCCCGATCGCCTGCAACGCCTGTCACCCCCAGGCACAGTAG
- the cobJ gene encoding precorrin-3B C(17)-methyltransferase — MRGSRPAGGRDHPASRSEDEIENRHGGAGPGKLTVIGLGPGDPALTAPLAVQALADAGVVVGYSTYLDLIPAQLLAGKQVVSTGMMGEVARCNAAIDAALAGGDTVVVSSGDAGVYGMAGLVLELLETRGLLEAVEFEVVPGIPAVMGAAALLGAPLTHDFACVSLSDLLTPWERIEKRLDAAAGADFVLALYNPRSKRRSGLLEKALAIISRHRAPETPVGVVRQAWREGQSVQVGTLESTDPESVDMLTIVVVGNSQTRIAGGRMLTPRGYAGKYGLGG, encoded by the coding sequence ATGCGAGGCAGCCGCCCTGCTGGCGGCCGGGACCACCCGGCTTCTCGTTCCGAAGATGAAATCGAAAACCGTCACGGCGGCGCTGGCCCTGGCAAGCTGACCGTCATCGGCCTCGGCCCCGGCGATCCGGCCCTGACCGCGCCCCTGGCCGTCCAGGCCCTGGCGGATGCAGGCGTGGTGGTCGGGTATTCCACCTATCTGGACCTTATCCCAGCCCAGCTGCTGGCGGGCAAGCAGGTCGTCTCCACGGGCATGATGGGCGAGGTGGCCCGCTGCAACGCGGCCATCGACGCCGCACTGGCGGGGGGCGACACAGTGGTGGTCTCCAGTGGCGATGCAGGCGTGTACGGCATGGCCGGACTTGTGCTGGAGCTTCTGGAGACGCGCGGGTTGCTGGAGGCCGTGGAGTTCGAGGTGGTTCCGGGCATCCCTGCGGTGATGGGCGCGGCCGCGCTCCTGGGCGCGCCGCTCACGCACGATTTCGCCTGCGTGAGCCTCTCTGACCTGCTCACGCCATGGGAACGTATCGAGAAGCGCCTGGACGCCGCCGCCGGAGCGGACTTCGTGCTGGCGCTGTACAACCCGCGCTCCAAACGCCGCTCGGGCCTTCTGGAGAAGGCCCTGGCCATCATTTCACGCCACCGCGCACCGGAAACCCCGGTGGGCGTGGTGCGACAGGCCTGGCGCGAGGGGCAGTCCGTGCAGGTGGGGACGCTCGAATCCACCGACCCCGAGAGCGTGGACATGCTCACCATCGTGGTGGTGGGCAACTCCCAGACGCGCATCGCGGGCGGGCGGATGCTGACCCCGCGCGGCTACGCCGGAAAGTACGGCCTGGGCGGGTAG
- a CDS encoding cobalt-precorrin 5A hydrolase, whose translation MTGRVAVYALTPQGARLGRALARELNGALGAELYLPRKLADPGEKAFDSLPMLVADTFHTYAGHVFVAAIGIVVRAVAPHLLGKSRDPAVVALDQDGRHVVSLLSGHLGGANELARRVAQVTGGTPVITTATDTAGLPSLDMLARDSGLAIENLDAVKTVNGGLLAGQVVQVFDPEGHLAIPPEHGARFEWVAAPHLLEPERPAVAVSWREVSVPSGTLILRPRVVVAGVGCRKGAGAAEVVSLLHEIFAAKAVALKSLALLASIDVKRDEPGLLEAARELGVDIQFYPAERLAGVKTPNPSPMPLKHVGVESVCEAAALLAAGTTRLLVPKMKSKTVTAALALAS comes from the coding sequence ATGACCGGACGGGTCGCGGTCTACGCCTTGACTCCCCAGGGGGCGCGGCTGGGCCGCGCCCTGGCCCGCGAACTTAACGGAGCTTTGGGGGCGGAGCTCTATCTGCCGCGCAAGCTGGCAGATCCAGGTGAGAAGGCCTTCGATTCGCTGCCAATGCTCGTGGCGGACACTTTCCACACGTATGCCGGGCACGTGTTCGTGGCCGCCATAGGCATCGTGGTGCGCGCCGTGGCCCCGCACCTGCTGGGAAAGTCCCGCGACCCCGCCGTGGTTGCCCTGGACCAGGATGGACGCCACGTGGTGAGCCTCCTCTCCGGGCATCTGGGCGGAGCCAACGAGCTGGCCCGGCGCGTGGCCCAGGTGACGGGCGGCACGCCGGTGATCACCACGGCCACGGACACGGCGGGGCTGCCCTCGCTTGATATGCTGGCGCGCGACTCGGGGCTTGCCATTGAGAACCTGGACGCGGTGAAGACCGTGAACGGGGGCCTCCTGGCCGGGCAGGTGGTGCAGGTGTTCGATCCGGAAGGGCATCTGGCGATCCCGCCGGAGCACGGCGCGCGCTTCGAGTGGGTGGCCGCGCCGCACCTCCTGGAGCCGGAACGCCCGGCAGTGGCCGTCAGCTGGCGGGAGGTTTCCGTGCCTTCCGGCACCCTGATCCTGCGGCCCCGCGTGGTGGTGGCCGGGGTGGGCTGCCGCAAGGGCGCGGGAGCGGCTGAGGTCGTGTCGCTCCTGCACGAAATCTTCGCGGCAAAAGCCGTGGCCTTGAAAAGCCTGGCCCTGCTGGCCAGCATCGACGTCAAACGCGACGAGCCGGGCCTCCTGGAGGCCGCGCGCGAACTCGGCGTGGACATACAGTTCTATCCGGCAGAGCGGCTGGCCGGGGTGAAGACCCCGAACCCGTCGCCCATGCCGCTCAAACATGTGGGAGTTGAAAGCGTATGCGAGGCAGCCGCCCTGCTGGCGGCCGGGACCACCCGGCTTCTCGTTCCGAAGATGAAATCGAAAACCGTCACGGCGGCGCTGGCCCTGGCAAGCTGA
- the hemL gene encoding glutamate-1-semialdehyde 2,1-aminomutase, producing MSLSSTLYAKAQSIIPGGVNSPIRACKAVESEPLFIASAMGSKLYDVDGRQYVDYVMSWGPMLLGHANPRVHEAAKAALDAGASFGAPCPAEVDLAQKIVDLMPSIEMVRMVNSGTEATMSALRLARGFTGRDYVIKFDGCYHGHADAFLAAAGSGVEVQAAPGTPGVPAATVAHTIVLPYNNLDAVKEAFRQKGKDIAAIIVEPAPGNMGLVLPGPGYLEGLRAVCDEYGALLIFDEVITGFRWSLGGAQARYGVRPDLTTLGKIIGAGFPVGAYGGRRDVMEKLSPCGPVFQAGTLSGNPVAMAAGLANLRELEQRDYAALEKRTGELAREFADIVRSKGVPVQLNHVASAFTMYFTEQPVNDMAAARTSNGKIYTAIYKQMREQGVYLASLAYECTFTSFAHSEADYELTLNAARNLKF from the coding sequence ATGTCCCTGTCCTCGACTCTCTACGCCAAGGCCCAGTCCATCATTCCCGGCGGGGTCAACTCGCCCATCCGCGCCTGCAAGGCCGTGGAATCCGAACCGCTCTTCATCGCCAGCGCCATGGGCTCCAAGCTCTATGACGTGGACGGCAGGCAGTACGTGGACTACGTGATGAGCTGGGGCCCCATGCTGCTCGGCCACGCCAACCCCCGCGTGCACGAGGCCGCCAAGGCCGCACTCGACGCCGGGGCCAGCTTCGGCGCGCCCTGCCCCGCCGAGGTGGACCTGGCCCAGAAGATCGTGGACCTGATGCCCTCCATCGAGATGGTGCGCATGGTCAACTCCGGCACCGAAGCCACCATGAGCGCCCTGCGACTGGCCAGGGGCTTCACGGGCCGCGACTACGTCATCAAGTTCGACGGCTGCTACCACGGCCACGCCGATGCCTTCCTGGCCGCCGCCGGATCGGGCGTGGAGGTGCAGGCCGCGCCCGGCACGCCGGGCGTCCCTGCGGCCACCGTGGCCCACACCATCGTGCTGCCCTACAACAATCTGGACGCCGTGAAGGAAGCCTTCCGCCAGAAGGGCAAGGACATCGCGGCCATCATCGTGGAGCCCGCCCCCGGCAACATGGGGCTGGTGCTGCCTGGCCCCGGCTATCTGGAAGGCCTTCGCGCCGTGTGCGACGAGTACGGCGCGCTGCTCATCTTCGACGAGGTCATCACCGGGTTCCGCTGGAGCCTGGGCGGCGCGCAGGCCCGCTACGGCGTGCGCCCGGACCTGACTACGCTGGGCAAGATCATCGGCGCGGGCTTCCCCGTGGGAGCCTACGGCGGCCGCCGCGACGTGATGGAGAAGCTCTCCCCATGCGGCCCGGTGTTCCAGGCCGGGACGCTCTCGGGCAACCCCGTGGCCATGGCCGCAGGGCTCGCCAACCTGCGCGAACTGGAGCAGCGCGACTACGCCGCCCTGGAGAAGCGCACCGGGGAGCTCGCGCGCGAGTTCGCGGACATCGTGCGCTCCAAGGGCGTGCCCGTGCAGCTGAACCACGTGGCCTCGGCCTTCACCATGTACTTCACGGAGCAGCCCGTGAACGACATGGCCGCCGCGCGCACCTCCAACGGCAAGATCTACACCGCCATCTACAAGCAGATGCGCGAGCAGGGCGTGTACCTGGCGTCGCTTGCCTACGAGTGCACCTTCACCTCCTTCGCGCACAGCGAGGCCGACTACGAGCTGACCCTGAACGCGGCCCGGAATCTGAAATTCTGA
- a CDS encoding VOC family protein, whose protein sequence is MPIQSLAPNLMVEDVNRSADFWCGLLGFGFAGSVDTEHDFHKERHTPEEGKPALIWAQFIVGKAEVMVQRRDSLTEELPLFKDKPTGATATVYLGVDNLDELHARLKDAVPTVRPLQTAFYGMREWYIQDPDGYVVCLAQPA, encoded by the coding sequence ATGCCCATCCAATCCCTGGCCCCCAACCTGATGGTTGAAGACGTGAACCGCTCGGCGGATTTCTGGTGCGGCCTTCTGGGCTTTGGCTTCGCCGGCTCCGTGGACACGGAGCACGACTTCCACAAGGAGCGCCACACCCCGGAAGAGGGCAAGCCTGCCCTTATCTGGGCGCAGTTCATCGTCGGTAAGGCCGAGGTGATGGTGCAGCGGCGCGACAGCCTCACGGAGGAGCTTCCCCTGTTCAAGGACAAGCCCACCGGGGCCACCGCCACCGTCTACCTGGGCGTGGACAACCTGGACGAACTGCACGCGCGCCTGAAGGACGCCGTCCCCACGGTGCGCCCGCTGCAAACGGCCTTCTACGGCATGCGCGAGTGGTACATCCAGGACCCCGACGGCTACGTGGTCTGCCTGGCGCAGCCTGCGTGA
- the alaS gene encoding alanine--tRNA ligase: protein MITATEIRRRFLDYFVANGHAEVSSSSLVPREDPSLLFTNAGMVQFKKVFLGQEKRDYTRAATSQKCLRVGGKHNDLENVGRTARHHTFFEMLGNFSFGDYFKEEAIRLAWGFLTEEMKLPKDKLYATVFRDDDEAIELWKKIANQPSERIFRLGEKDNFWSMGDTGPCGPCSEILIDQGEHMSCGPNCGIGKCDCDRFLEIWNLVFMQYDQIEPGNRVSLPRPSIDTGMGLERIAGVCQGVYSNFDSDLFSPIIAATADLAGVKYRTDEETDTALRVIADHSRSMVFLIADSILPSNEGRGYVLRRLIRRAFRFGRLMGLRDPFLHRVAPAVVEVMGVQYPEIVEGMDFMTRVVREEEERFSTTLDKGLDILEEEMAASRKNNVAVISGEAAFKLYDTYGFPLDIITDVAGKQGFSVDEEGYTSCMAEQKARAKKAWKGSGESDIAGQFKKLLETGVKSRFVGYDTLEAESRVIGLMGEDGLPRERLVQGEGGYAVFASTPFYGESGGQAGDRGSVETMTGSADVLETLKPASELTTHQVFVNEGELLLDQEAKLIVNEELRMASARNHTTTHLLQAALRKVLGDHVKQAGSLVTPERLRFDFTHISQITPEELARIEDEVNQAILADIGVTREVMAYAQAQAKGATALFGEKYGDEVCVVEVPGVSSELCGGTHLRATGQAGGFAILSETGVAAGVRRIEAATGWNMFSQFQAARQELNEVADLLRAKPGELAERLKALQAQVKSLTKDKEQLQGKLASGQGRDLMDSVEEIAGVKVLTAQVDGATMKSLRDTMDDVRSKMPSGVACLCGAGEDGKVALILYVSKDLHGKFTAQTLIKDVAALVGGSGGGRPDLAQAGGTDPAGVAAALEKVKELVAKA from the coding sequence GTGATCACCGCCACTGAAATCCGCCGCAGATTCCTGGACTATTTCGTCGCCAACGGCCACGCCGAGGTCTCAAGCTCCTCGCTTGTGCCGCGCGAGGACCCATCGCTCCTGTTCACCAACGCGGGCATGGTGCAGTTCAAGAAGGTCTTCCTGGGCCAGGAGAAGCGCGACTACACCCGCGCCGCCACCTCCCAGAAGTGCCTGCGCGTTGGCGGCAAGCACAACGACCTGGAGAACGTGGGCCGCACCGCGCGCCACCACACCTTCTTCGAGATGCTGGGCAACTTCTCCTTCGGCGACTACTTCAAGGAAGAGGCCATCCGCCTGGCCTGGGGCTTTTTGACCGAGGAGATGAAGCTCCCCAAGGACAAGCTCTACGCCACGGTGTTCCGCGACGACGACGAAGCCATCGAGCTCTGGAAGAAGATCGCCAACCAGCCCTCGGAGCGCATCTTCCGCCTGGGCGAGAAGGACAACTTCTGGTCCATGGGCGACACCGGCCCCTGCGGCCCCTGCTCGGAGATCCTGATCGACCAGGGCGAGCACATGTCCTGCGGCCCCAACTGCGGCATCGGCAAGTGCGACTGCGACCGGTTCCTGGAAATCTGGAACCTGGTGTTCATGCAGTACGACCAGATCGAGCCGGGCAACCGCGTGAGCCTGCCCCGGCCCTCCATCGACACCGGCATGGGCCTGGAGCGCATCGCGGGCGTGTGCCAGGGGGTGTACTCCAACTTCGATTCCGACCTGTTCAGCCCGATCATCGCGGCCACGGCGGACCTCGCGGGCGTGAAATACCGCACCGACGAGGAGACCGACACCGCGCTTCGGGTCATCGCGGACCACTCGCGCTCCATGGTATTCCTGATCGCCGACTCCATCCTGCCCTCCAACGAGGGGCGCGGCTACGTGCTGCGCCGCCTGATCCGCCGCGCCTTCCGTTTCGGCCGCCTCATGGGCCTGCGCGATCCCTTCCTGCACCGCGTGGCCCCGGCAGTGGTTGAGGTGATGGGCGTGCAGTACCCCGAGATCGTCGAGGGCATGGACTTCATGACCCGCGTGGTGCGCGAGGAGGAAGAGCGCTTCTCCACCACCCTGGACAAGGGCCTGGACATCCTCGAAGAGGAAATGGCCGCATCCAGAAAGAACAACGTGGCCGTCATCTCTGGCGAGGCCGCCTTCAAGCTGTACGACACCTACGGCTTCCCCCTGGACATCATCACCGACGTGGCGGGCAAGCAGGGCTTCTCCGTGGACGAAGAGGGCTACACGTCCTGCATGGCCGAGCAGAAGGCGCGGGCCAAGAAGGCCTGGAAGGGCTCTGGCGAGTCCGACATCGCCGGGCAGTTCAAGAAGCTTCTGGAAACGGGCGTGAAGTCGCGCTTCGTGGGCTACGACACCCTGGAGGCCGAGTCGCGCGTGATCGGGCTCATGGGCGAGGACGGCCTGCCGCGCGAGCGGCTGGTGCAGGGCGAGGGCGGCTACGCCGTGTTTGCGTCCACGCCCTTCTACGGCGAGTCCGGCGGACAGGCGGGCGACCGGGGCAGCGTGGAGACCATGACCGGCTCCGCCGACGTGCTGGAGACGCTCAAACCCGCAAGCGAGCTGACCACACATCAGGTGTTCGTCAACGAGGGCGAGCTGCTGCTGGACCAGGAAGCCAAGCTCATCGTCAACGAAGAGCTGCGCATGGCCTCGGCCCGCAACCACACCACCACCCACCTGCTGCAGGCGGCGCTTCGCAAGGTGCTGGGCGACCACGTGAAGCAGGCCGGATCGCTGGTGACGCCTGAGCGCTTGCGCTTCGACTTCACCCACATTTCCCAGATCACCCCCGAGGAGTTGGCGCGCATCGAGGACGAGGTCAACCAGGCCATCCTGGCGGACATCGGCGTCACCCGGGAGGTCATGGCTTATGCGCAGGCCCAGGCCAAGGGGGCCACGGCCCTGTTCGGCGAGAAGTACGGCGACGAGGTCTGCGTGGTGGAAGTGCCGGGCGTCTCCTCCGAGCTGTGCGGCGGCACGCACCTGCGCGCCACCGGTCAGGCGGGCGGGTTCGCGATACTCAGCGAGACCGGCGTGGCCGCTGGCGTGCGCCGCATCGAGGCCGCCACCGGCTGGAACATGTTCAGCCAGTTCCAGGCCGCGCGCCAGGAGCTGAATGAAGTTGCCGACCTGCTGCGCGCCAAGCCCGGCGAACTGGCCGAGCGCCTGAAGGCCCTCCAGGCCCAGGTGAAGAGCCTCACCAAGGACAAGGAGCAGCTCCAGGGCAAGCTGGCCTCGGGCCAGGGCCGCGACCTGATGGACTCCGTGGAGGAGATCGCCGGGGTCAAGGTGCTCACCGCCCAGGTGGACGGAGCCACCATGAAGTCGCTGCGCGACACCATGGACGACGTGAGGAGCAAGATGCCCTCCGGCGTGGCCTGCCTGTGCGGCGCGGGCGAGGACGGCAAGGTGGCGCTGATCCTGTACGTCAGCAAGGACCTGCACGGAAAGTTCACGGCCCAGACCCTCATCAAGGACGTGGCCGCCCTGGTGGGCGGCTCCGGCGGCGGCAGGCCGGACCTGGCACAGGCCGGCGGCACGGACCCGGCGGGCGTGGCTGCGGCGCTTGAGAAGGTCAAGGAGCTGGTGGCGAAGGCGTAG